Proteins co-encoded in one Sparus aurata chromosome 18, fSpaAur1.1, whole genome shotgun sequence genomic window:
- the rapgef2b gene encoding rap guanine nucleotide exchange factor 2 isoform X13 yields MKPLAASDSNGVPSQQDKTPATENEPGDMDLSGLPETAVDSEEDDDEEDIERASDPLMSRDIVRDCLEKDPMDRTDDDIEQLLEFMHQLPAFANMTMSVRRELCAVMVFAVVERAGTIVLNDGEELDSWSVILNGSVEVTYPDSRTEILCMGNSFGVSPTMEKEYMKGIMKTKVDDCQFVCIAQQDYCCILNQVEKNMQKVEEEGEIVMVKEHRELDRTGTRKGHIVIKGTSERLTMHLVEEHSVVDPTYIEDFLLTYRTFLSSPMVVGKKLLEWFHDPSLRDKVREKVTRVVLLWVNNHFNDFEGDPAMTHFLEEFESNLEKEKMCGHLRLLNIACAAKAKPRLVTLTKPSRDSPLAFSLLGGQEKGFRIFIDAVEAGSKAAEVGLKRGDQILEVNGQNFENVQLNKANEILKNNTHLSITVKTNLLVFKELLTRPEHDHDLDGEEEHDRKNGAPHLPKIGDIKKASRYSIPDLAVDVEQVMGLEKVSKKAKTNTVGGRNKLKKIFDKTLTSILPPKPYNDVCVGQSQDDSIVGMKQSKQIPPPLPVSGNLSSSNPDLLQSHHRILDFNNQPVPVALNMSDQVLRVFKADQQSRYIMIGKDTTAKEVVAQAIREFALTAAADAYSLCEVSVTPEGVIKQRRLPDQLSKLADRIQLSGRYYLKSNMETETLCSDEDAQDLLREGQISLLQLSTVEVATQLSMRAFELFCAIEPTEYIDDLFKLRSKTGSASLKRFEEAINHETFWVATEVTREPNQLKRMKTVKHFIKIALHCRECKNFNSMFAIISGLNLAPVSRLRGTWEKLPSKYEKLFGDLQDLFDPSRNMAKYRNVLNNQNLQPPIIPLFPVIKKDLTFLHEGNDSKVDGLVNFEKLRMIAKEIRHVGRMASVNMDPALMFRTRKKKWRSLGSLSQGSANAAVLDVTQTGGHKKRVRRSSFLNAKKLYEDAQMARKVKQYLSNLSLETNEESLQTLSLQCEPSISTLPKNAGGKRPDTSPVVSRAASQQRGQLAKGNQALQVPAVALYPSRKKVPVKDLPPFGTSSPQSLKKILSLSEEGNERHRRQPEDTVSNASSQLSSPPTSPQSSPKKGYNRMGDAYSDSGHSEISSRSSLVSNSSFDMAQEERRLRHSGGVGDSHIVGARLERRATTDPDQYSLGSYSSMQDCRGIYTGCPTVLSSPSSEELTQDQGDRVSLDAADSGRGSWTSCSSGSHDNIQTMQQGRSWETLAFGSGGGGGIGGLPPGGPEALLGGPAALWAAQARGSWASASSSSSSAAYWGEDSEGDTGTIKRRGGKDVNADPETSSITSTGSEEAKQLGRPSPSPITAGGKGLLSRKESRYREPPPTPPGYTALTISDLAEGQHPPPSVPTSTVTHTGRRPPDYTTALQRSRMVTQSPDSHQAHQGAKQRAGGLHRTRSPAEDQDAEEEEEGESLSPKLIALRKPKPVAQHTPETPRP; encoded by the exons CTGGACTCGTGGTCGGTGATCCTGAACGGTTCGGTGGAGGTGACGTACCCCGACAGCCGGACAGAGATCCTGTGCATGGGCAACAGTTTTGGAGTCTCACCAACAATGGAGAAGGAATACATGAAGGGCATCATGAAGACCAAGGTGGACGACTGCCAG TTTGTGTGTATAGCCCAGCAGGACTACTGCTGCATCCTCAACCAGGTGGAGAAGAACATgcagaaggtggaggaggaaggggagatcGTTATGGTGAAGGAACACCGTGAACTGGACCGCACCGGCACCAGGAAGGGACACATCGTCATCAAG GGCACATCGGAGCGCCTCACCATGCACCTGGTGGAGGAACACTCAGTGGTGGACCCCACCTACATCGAGGACTTCCTGTTGACCTACAGGACCTTCCTCTCCAGCCCAATGGTCGTGGGCAAGAAGCTCCTGGAGTGGTTCCACGACCCCAGTCTCAGGGACAAGGTACGGGAGAAG GTTACACGGGTAGTCTTGCTGTGGGTAAACAATCACTTCAATGACTTTGAGGGTGACCCTGCCATGACTCACTTTCTGGAAGAGTTCGAAAGCAATCTGGAGAAAGAA AAAATGTGTGGGCACCTCAGACTGTTAAACATAGCGTGCGCTGCTAAAGCCAAGCCGCGGCTGGTGACACTGACCAAGCCGTCCAGGGACTCTCCTCTGGCCTTCAGCCTTCTCGGAGGACAGGAGAAAGGTTTCCGCATCTTCATCGATGCTGTGGAGGCCGGAAGCAAGGCAGCAGAGGTCGGCCTTAAGCGGGGAGATCAG ATCTTGGAGGTCAATGGGCAGAACTTTGAGAATGTCCAGCTCAACAAAGCCAACGAGATTCTGAAGAACAACACCCACCTGTCCATAACTGTGAAAACAAACCTTTTAG TGTTTAAAGAGCTGCTAACCAGGCCAGAGCACGACCACGATTTGGACGGCGAGGAGGAACACGACAGAAAGAACGGCGCACCCCACCTCCCGAAGATCGGAGACATCAAGAAGGCCAGCCGCTACTCCATCCCCGACCTGGCGGTGGACGTGGAGCAGGTGATGGGCCTGGAGAAGGTCAGCAAGAAGGCCAAGACCAACACGGTGGGAGGACGCAACAAGCTGAAGAAGATCTTTGACAAGACGCTCACCAGCATCCTGCCGCCTAAACCGTACAA TGACGTTTGCGTTGGCCAATCGCAGGACGACAGCATTGTGGGGATGAAGCAGTCCAAACAGATCCCACCACCGCTGCCCGTCAGTGGAAACCTGTCGTCATCAAACCCGGACCTGCTGCAGTCTCACCACCGCATCCTGGACTTCAACAACCAGCCTG TCCCAGTCGCACTCA ATATGTCGGATCAGGTGTTACGAGTCTTCAAGGCGGACCAGCAGTCTCGATACATCATGATCGGGAAGGACACGACCGCTAAGGAGGTGGTGGCCCAGGCTATCAGGGAGTTTgccctgactgcagcagcagacgcTTATTCACTGTGTGAAGTGTCCGTCACACCAGAGGGCGTCATCAAACAGAGGCGGCTTCCCGACCAGCTGTCCAAACTCGCCGACAGGATTCAACTGAGTGGAAG ATActacctgaagagcaacatgGAGACGGAGACGTTGTGTTCCGACGAGGACGCTCAGGACCTCCTGCGAGAAGGCCagatctctctgctgcagctcagcacGGTGGAGGTCGCCACTCAGCTCTCCATGAGGGCTTTTGAACTCTTCTGTGCCATCGAGCCCACCGAATACATCGACGACCTGTTCAAGCTGCGCTCCAAGACGGGCTCGGCCAGCCTGAAGCGCTTCGAGGAGGCCATTAACCACGAGACCTTCTGGGTGGCCACGGAGGTGACGCGAGAGCCGAACCAGCTCAAACGCATGAAGACCGTCAAGCACTTCATCAAGATCGCGCTGCACTGCCGCGAGTGCAAGAACTTCAACTCCATGTTCGCCATCATCAG TGGTCTGAACCTGGCTCCAGTCTCCAGGCTGAGGGGGACGTGGGAGAAGCTGCCTAGCAAGTACGAGAAGCTGTTCGGGGACCTGCAGGACCTCTTCGACCCTTCAAGAAATATGGCCAAGTACAGGAATGTCCTGAACAATCAGAACCTCCAGCCACCGATCATCCCACTGTTCCCCGTCATCAAGAAGGACCTCACCTTCCTACATGAAG GCAATGACTCTAAAGTGGACGGCCTGGTGAACTTTGAGAAGCTGAGGATGATTGCCAAAGAAATTCGCCATGTTGGTCGCATGGCCTCCGTCAACATGGACCCGGCGCTCATGTTCCGGACCAG gaagaagaagtggaggagTTTAGG GTCCTTAAGCCAGGGTAGTGCCAATGCGGCAGTGCTTGACGTCACCCAGACAGGCGGGCACAAGAAGCGAGTGCGACGCAGCTCCTTCCTGAACGCCAAAAAGCTTTACGAGGACGCCCAGATGGCCAGGAAGGTCAAACAGTACCTGTCCAACCTCAGCCTGGAGACGAACGAGGAGAGTCTGCAGACGCTGTCGCTGCAGTGTGAACCCTCCATCAGTACAT TGCCCAAGAATGCTGGTGGGAAGCGACCAGACACCTCCCCGGTCGTGTCCAGAGCTGCCAGCCAACAGAGGGGCCAGCTGGCCAAAGGGAACCAGGCCCTGCAGGTCCCCGCCGTGGCCCTCTACCCATCCCGCAAGAAAGTGCCAGTCAAGGATCTGCCGCCGTTTG GCACCAGTTCTCCTCAGTCTCTGAAGAAGATCCTGTCTCTGTCTGAGGAGGGGAACGAAAGGCACCGCAGGCAGCCAGAGGACACCGTGTCCAACGCCTCCTCCCagctctcctcccctcccaccTCCCCCCAGAGCTCACCCAAGAAGG GTTACAACCGGATGGGAGACGCCTACTCAGACTCGGGTCACAGTGAGATCTCCTCTCGCTCCAGCCTCGTCAGTAACTCCTCGTTCGACATGGcccaggaggagaggaggctccGTCACTCTGGAGGAGTCGGGGATTCACACATTGTGGGAGCGCGACTGGAACGAAGAGCCACCACCGACCCGGATCAGTACAGCCTCGG GTCGTATTCGTCGATGCAGGACTGTCGGGGCATTTATACCGGCTGCCCCACAGTTCTCTCCTCGCCCAGTTCAGAGGAGCTGACTCAGGATCAGGGCGATCGCGTTTCCCTCGACGCTGCAGACAGCGGCCGCGGCTCCTGGACTTCCTGCTCCTCTGGTTCCCACGACAACATCCAGACCATGCAGCAGGGGCGTAGCTGGGAGACTCTGGCCTTTGGAAGCGGAGGCGGAGGAGGCATTGGAGGACTCCCACCAGGCGGACCAGAGGCCTTATTGGGGGGGCCTGCTGCACTGTGGGCAGCCCAGGCCAGGGGGAGCTGGGCGTCCGCcagctcctcctcatcctcagctgCGTACTGGGGGGAGGACTCTGAAGGAGACACTGGCACCAttaagaggagaggagggaaggacgTCAACGCCGACCCAGAAACAAGTAGCATCACATCCACCGGGTCAGAGGAGGCCAAGCAGCTCGGACGGCCGTCCCCGTCCCCGATCACCGCTGGGGGTAAAGGCCTCCTCT CGCGGAAAGAAAGCCGTTACCGCGAGCCTCCCCCAACTCCCCCCGGCTACACCGCCCTGACCATCTCCGACCTCGCCGAAGGGCAGCACCCGCCCCCGTCTGTCCCCACGTCCACGGTGACCCACACGGGCCGCCGGCCGCCCGACTACACCACGGCCCTGCAGCGCTCACGCATGGTCACTCAGTCGCCCGACTCCCACCAGGCCCACCAGGGGGCCAAACAGCGGGCGGGCGGCCTCCACCGCACGCGCTCACCGGCCGAGGATCAAgatgctgaggaggaggaggagggtgagtcCTTGTCTCCCAAACTAATCGCTCTGAGGAAGCCAAAGCCAGTGGCACAGCATACACCTGAGACTCCCAGACCATGA